CGGTGATTTCTTTTTGCAGGCTGCCGAGCTGCAGGCCGATTTTGTCGCCTTCCTCCGCCACATGCTTCGGAGCAAGCTGCTCCATGTATTGAATTACGGTTTGTCCTTTGGCAAGCATGCCAGCACCTCCGTGATCTCTTCGATGAATTCCCCGATCTCCGAGCTTTTGCTTTCGGCAGATTCCTGCTCCGAGTGCGAGAGCGACTTTCGGATACGCTCCAGCTTCGATATTTCGTCCTGCCATTTGGCAAAAAAGACCGGGCTTGGCTGCCTGATCAGCCAAGGTCCCATATTCAGCAGCAGATCCATGCGGTACGGGCGTTCCCCTCCGGCCTTCGCCGCATCAGCATACAGGCGTTCGTTGGTTACGCCCGTCTCCATGTCTTCCGGCACAGCCGTGAGGACTTCATACCGTTTGCCGTCCTCTTCAAGAAGAGTTTCGGCGGTCAGCACCCAGCTGTTATCCAGCAGCCACCGGCGAAGGATATCCTCGCCGACGTTCGGCTGAAGCAGCAGAGTCCTTACACCCCCCAGCTTGCCTTCCAACGAGCCCCGGTTCAGAATCGAGGCAATGAGAGCGCCGCCCATGCCCGCAATTGTGATACAGTCCGCTTCTTCCGGCCGCAGCACCTCCAGCCCGTCCCCGCGGCGGACGGATATACGATCCGTCAGTCCCGCATCCTGCACAGCCTTTTGGGCCGCGCGGAACGGTCCAGGGTTCACCTCCCCGGCCACCGCGCTTGCGGCCCGTCCGGACTGCACGGCGGCTAACGGAAGCAGCGCATGGTCTGAGCCGATATCGGCCAATTTACAACCGCGCGGAATTTGTTCCAGCAGCAGTCCCAGTCTTTGCGATAATTTGACGTTGTTCATGTAGCCACCCACGCAATCCATTTTTTTCGAAAAAGAAACAGCGCCGTAAGTTCGGCCGCGATTTTGCCGATCAACAGCAGAGAAATCCACGCCGGGTAATCCCGCCGCAGCAGCAGGCTGTCTATTTCGGGCATGAGCCACAGCAACACGCCGACTCCGAAATAGACACCGGAAACGCCTTTTACCCTATGGTACAGCAGCCAGCTCAGCCAGATCATCAGCACGCATAGCGGTAGCCAGAGCAGTTGCAGTTCCAAAACCCCCGCCTCCGGACGAACCCTGCCCGCGAAACCCGCGTACAGTAGACAGAGTGCTCCGTATCCGCTGAAATGAAGCAGGCCGATCCGAAGCACAAAGCCAAGAATGATCCAGAGCAGCCCGCAAGCTCCCACGAAAATCGGAATCGAAATCCCACCATCCAAATTATGGAGAAAGATCATCCATAAGCCGAAGCCCAGTGTCAGAAAACTGCCGATTCCCGCCAGAGACAGGCCGATTACCGGCATTTTGTTCCTCAATAAACCGGCATATCCATAGCATACCACAAGCACCGAGACTGCTGTCGCAAGTTGCAAACCCCAGGGAAAAACGCTAAAATAAAAACCAATTAACAAAATCAAGGAAATAATTCCAAAAGAAAACATCCATATTTTAATACTTCCCTGCTGCAAATTATCCAGCGTTATCGGATTTCTATTGTTTACCGTGCCTTCATCATTGTATAAATTGGTCAGAAAATCGCAGTACTGTTCCGGAAGGAGCTTGGTACGGCGCCAGTACTGAATTTCTTTTAAAATAATGTCACGCTTCTCCACATTCAACGGCTCTTATCCCTCTTTTCAGGCGGTCCCTATGGCAAATAGACAAAAGGACCTCCTGCCGCATGCAGCAGAAGGTCCTTGAAAAGCCGTTTATTCCAGAAAATCCTTAAGCCGTTTGCTGCGGCTCGGATGGCGCAGTTTGCGCAAAGCCTTGGCTTCGATCTGGCGAATCCGTTCCCGGGTAACGCCGAATACTTTGCCGACTTCCTCCAGCGTTCTCGTCCGGCCGTCATCGAGGCCAAAGCGCAGGCGAAGCACATTCTCCTCACGCTCGGTCAGCGTATCGAGCACATCCTCCAGCTGCTCCTTGAGCAGTTCGTAAGCGGCTGCGTCCGCAGGGGCAAGCGCCTCCTGATCTTCGATAAAATCGCCCAAATGGGAATCGTCTTCCTCACCGATCGGGGTTTCCAGCGATACCGGCTCCTGGGCAATCTTCATGATTTCCCGTACCTTCTCTACGCTAAGCTCCATTTCGGCCGCAATTTCTTCCGGCGTGGGTTCGCGCCCCAGCTCTTGAAGCAGCTGACGGGACACGCGGATCAGCTTGTTAATCGTTTCCACCATATGAACGGGAATACGAATGGTCCGCGCTTGGTCGGCAATGGCGCGGGTGATGGCCTGCCGGATCCACCAGGTTGCGTACGTACTGAATTTGAAGCCTTTGTTGTGGTCGAATTTCTCCACCGCTTTAATTAGGCCCATATTGCCTTCCTGAATGAGATCGAGGAACAGCATGCCCCGGCCTACATAACGCTTCGCGATGCTGACAACCAGCCGCAAATTCGCTTCGGCCAGACGGCGCTTCGCTTCTTCGTCGCCGTTCTTGATCCGCATGGCCAGTTCAACCTCGTCGTCGGCCGACAACAGCGGCACCCGTCCGATTTCTTTCAGGTACATGCGGACGGGGTCGTTAATTTTGATTCCGGGCGGAAGCGACAAATCATCGTCAAAGCTGAAATCGTCGCTGTCTCCGCTCTCATTCTCGTCATTCGGACGAAGCGTCACTTCCTCGTCGTTGTCGTTAACGACTTCAATCCCCAAATCACTGAGCTGCTCATAAAATTCATCCATTTGCTCGGGGTCCTGATCAAATGGCGACAGTTTCTCCATAATATCTTTAATATTCAGTGAAGATCTTTTCTTGCCAGACTCAATAAGCTGATCTTTAACCTGGTCGAGCGTAAATTCCGTCTCCAGTTCGGTATGCTGTTCGTTCGCCATTATTCGACTCCCTCCTCCCTAGGTACATCCTGTCAATCGTTCACTGTCTGTCTAGGGCTATAATCTCACTTGCTATTTGTGCCGCACGCAAAAAATCACCGGCTTTTTCTGCCTCAATCATTTCTTCCCGTTTCTTATCCATCATGCGCTGCACGGGGTATTTCCGCACTTCGCGGATATAATCGTCCAGCACCTGCGGACTCCAGTCCGGCGGCGATTCCATCATTGAAATGGAGGCCGCGATCTTCTCCAGCCGGTCGTCCTGCAGCGAGGACAGAAACCGGCTGATATCCGGCTGCTTGCCTTGCGCATAATAGGCGTATAGATAAGCGGCAATTGCCGCATGATCATCGATGTTGAAATCTTCTCCCAGATGTTCATTAACATATGCGGCGGCGTCACCATCCTGAAACATCAGGGACAGCAGACTCCGTTCCGCTGCGTGGTAAGCCGGCAGCAGGGCTCTTGCCTGGATCCGCTCTTTTTTATGCCTACCATTATTCCACCTTTTATCGTTATTATCCCCTTCGGGAATGTTTTTTTGCATCGAAGCCCTGAGCAAATTGCAATCCTGCTTCAAGCTGTCATAGCTCAGTTCCAGCTCGGAGGCAATTTCCTTCAGATATACTTCTCTTTCCGTAGAGGAATGAAGGGATGCGATTACTTGCAGCGCCTCCTTGACATAGGCGATTTTGCCGTCTTCCTCTAGGAGTATATGGTTTTTTTTCAGATATATAAGCTTAAATTTCACGGTCGAAACCGCAGACTCAATGATCTGTTCCCTGAAGCGCTCTCCCCCGTACTCCGACACGAACTCGTCTGGGTCCATGCCTCCGGGCAGCACCGCCACCTTGACGCGCAAGTCCACGGCTTCGAGCATCGAAAGGGTCTTGATCGCCGCAGTTTGTCCCGCCCGGTCTCCGTCATAAGCGATTACGACTTCGTCGGCCAATGCCTTTATCATCGACGCATGGTTCTCCGTAAGCGAAGTCCCCATAGTCGCGACGCCGTTATGCACACCCGATTCCCAAGCCGAAATGACATCCCCGTATCCTTCAAAAAGAACGATTTGCCGCGTTTTGCGGATGGATGCTTTGGATTGGTGCAGATTGTACAGAATCCGGCTTTTGTTAAAGAGCTTGCTCTCCGGGGAATTTATATACTTCGGCTGTCCTTCCCCAAGAATTCTACCGGCAAAAGCCACTACTTTACCGGCACGGTTCGCAATCGGAAAAATAATCCGGCCGCGAAAACGGTCGATATAGCCTTTGCCCTCACTTCTGGCCGACAGCAGGCCGCCTCTCTCCATTTCGGCGAGGTCAAAATTACGTCTTTCCAGAAACTGCAGAAGCGTATCCCAGCGGTCCGGGGCAAATCCGATCTGGAATTGGTCGATCATTTTATCGCTGAATTTCCGGGATCTTAAATAATCCATGGCGGCTTTGCCGTGTTCCGTATTCTTCAGCAGATAATGATAGAACTTCGCAGACC
This region of Paenibacillus sp. URB8-2 genomic DNA includes:
- a CDS encoding tRNA (adenine(22)-N(1))-methyltransferase translates to MNNVKLSQRLGLLLEQIPRGCKLADIGSDHALLPLAAVQSGRAASAVAGEVNPGPFRAAQKAVQDAGLTDRISVRRGDGLEVLRPEEADCITIAGMGGALIASILNRGSLEGKLGGVRTLLLQPNVGEDILRRWLLDNSWVLTAETLLEEDGKRYEVLTAVPEDMETGVTNERLYADAAKAGGERPYRMDLLLNMGPWLIRQPSPVFFAKWQDEISKLERIRKSLSHSEQESAESKSSEIGEFIEEITEVLACLPKDKP
- the rpoD gene encoding RNA polymerase sigma factor RpoD — encoded protein: MANEQHTELETEFTLDQVKDQLIESGKKRSSLNIKDIMEKLSPFDQDPEQMDEFYEQLSDLGIEVVNDNDEEVTLRPNDENESGDSDDFSFDDDLSLPPGIKINDPVRMYLKEIGRVPLLSADDEVELAMRIKNGDEEAKRRLAEANLRLVVSIAKRYVGRGMLFLDLIQEGNMGLIKAVEKFDHNKGFKFSTYATWWIRQAITRAIADQARTIRIPVHMVETINKLIRVSRQLLQELGREPTPEEIAAEMELSVEKVREIMKIAQEPVSLETPIGEEDDSHLGDFIEDQEALAPADAAAYELLKEQLEDVLDTLTEREENVLRLRFGLDDGRTRTLEEVGKVFGVTRERIRQIEAKALRKLRHPSRSKRLKDFLE
- the dnaG gene encoding DNA primase; translated protein: MASGHGNIPEEVIESVLARHDIVDTVGKVVHLTKRGKYLWGLCPFHSESTPSFTVTPDRGVFHCFGCGMGGNAIKFRMEIEGLSFPEAVKIMAEESDIPVPEGAGGIQSAHNPEIDRLLQAYEWSAKFYHYLLKNTEHGKAAMDYLRSRKFSDKMIDQFQIGFAPDRWDTLLQFLERRNFDLAEMERGGLLSARSEGKGYIDRFRGRIIFPIANRAGKVVAFAGRILGEGQPKYINSPESKLFNKSRILYNLHQSKASIRKTRQIVLFEGYGDVISAWESGVHNGVATMGTSLTENHASMIKALADEVVIAYDGDRAGQTAAIKTLSMLEAVDLRVKVAVLPGGMDPDEFVSEYGGERFREQIIESAVSTVKFKLIYLKKNHILLEEDGKIAYVKEALQVIASLHSSTEREVYLKEIASELELSYDSLKQDCNLLRASMQKNIPEGDNNDKRWNNGRHKKERIQARALLPAYHAAERSLLSLMFQDGDAAAYVNEHLGEDFNIDDHAAIAAYLYAYYAQGKQPDISRFLSSLQDDRLEKIAASISMMESPPDWSPQVLDDYIREVRKYPVQRMMDKKREEMIEAEKAGDFLRAAQIASEIIALDRQ